One part of the Raphanus sativus cultivar WK10039 chromosome 7, ASM80110v3, whole genome shotgun sequence genome encodes these proteins:
- the LOC108834156 gene encoding disease resistance protein RBA1-like, with the protein MTTRVMQHQVFINFRGEEIRYGFLSHLVAAFVLQGIYFFIDKDEQKGKDLTHLFKRIEESQIALAIFSGKYAQSKWCLNELAKMKELAEKNNLKVIPIFYKVKANDVRNQTGEFGRYFWNLARASSGEEIKKWKEALEFVSHKMGLTLCDNRYPM; encoded by the coding sequence ATGACGACGAGGGTGATGCAGCATCAAGTGTTCATAAATTTCCGAGGCGAGGAAATTCGATATGGCTTTCTCAGCCACCTCGTTGCCGCGTTTGTACTACAaggaatatattttttcatcGACAAGGACGAACAAAAGGGGAAAGACCTTACACATCTCTTCAAAAGGATCGAGGAGTCACAGATCGCCCTAGCAATCTTCTCTGGGAAATATGCACAATCTAAATGGTGCTTGAACGAACTGGCAAAGATGAAGGAACTCGCAGAGAAAAACAACTTGAAAGTGATTCCGATATTCTACAAGGTGAAGGCCAATGATGTAAGAAATCAAACGGGAGAATTTGGTCGCTACTTTTGGAACTTGGCAAGAGCTTCAAGTGGTGAGGAGATCAAGAAGTGGAAAGAAGCTTTGGAGTTTGTTTCCCATAAAATGGGCTTGACGTTATGTGACAACAGGTATCCCATGTGA
- the LOC108817503 gene encoding uncharacterized protein LOC108817503, with amino-acid sequence MRRGRGKGKRQNATAREDRGSGEEEEEKIPAYKRRGRPQKPVKDEAEGEEEILEKDDDTNGSVTSKEDVTENGRKRKKALESKESNVTEEENVLGSKSSTDDSVKSSLSIGFRQVGSRRKNKPRRAAEAVVECHGF; translated from the coding sequence ATGAGAAGAGGTAGAGGGAAAGGAAAGAGGCAGAATGCTACAGCTAGAGAAGATCGTGGAAgcggtgaagaagaagaagaaaagattcCAGCTTATAAGAGAAGAGGGAGGCCACAGAAGCCGGTGAAAGATGAAGccgaaggagaagaagagatcttGGAGAAGGATGATGATACAAATGGTTCAGTAACAAGTAAAGAAGATGTGACAGAGAAtggaaggaagaggaagaaagcACTAGAGTCTAAAGAGAGCAATGTAACCGAAGAGGAGAATGTGTTAGGTTCAAAATCAAGCACAGATGATTCAGTGAAGTCATCTTTGTCGATAGGGTTTAGACAAGTTGGGAGCAGAAGGAAGAACAAACCAAGACGAGCTGCAGAAGCTGTTGTTGAATGTCATgggttttga